One segment of Argiope bruennichi chromosome 11, qqArgBrue1.1, whole genome shotgun sequence DNA contains the following:
- the LOC129957606 gene encoding uncharacterized protein LOC129957606 produces MAEDTLYRLCMQTVYDLIAAKVWDSSAQNPFSKFQSKVVEDLVDFVRSQRGYSDDKNTMENLMLLFASGRIRKFDAFHWNSKKNQTWLPGILTENFCKNLLSLSLPKHFYAIYPVKSILPFCRNLVDVHLPVFIDLEVFENCPQLQILRFHASDDEISHYFRQKTGDLPSTIRKLQVFSVCNCQIHYAVTKDIIAKLLLNCPNLVSVGFCNSLDAFHYIRETQDELSNPFQLRRCYWGLKYTDFIPTPDNPEFERYQSQFSHMVKVATSLCSSLEELVIDVFDNNCVQHLVKLKNLKVLSISYEDPYDDNYVPAFVSLLREIGKQLSRLSVTAQGPVPMDVICRYCPYLVTLRILGKVTISNRSKKCKRLPLLKSLCVDVIDKEDLKLFFLNCPNMKELFVGTAVGFVDSFCETLLKKEVYPKLEVVSIETCSLTKRGLLKFLNGIPTLQKVSFEILGGTREKPKDIIKQWIKKSKTDVEVDERLYRTEFFRRETHPCVF; encoded by the coding sequence ATGGCTGAGGATACTTTGTACAGACTATGCATGCAGACCGTTTACGATCTCATAGCAGCAAAAGTTTGGGACTCAAGTGCTCAGAATCCATTTTCTAAGTTCCAATCCAAAGTTGTTGAAGATTTGGTGGATTTTGTTCGATCTCAGCGAGGATATTCCGACGACAAGAACACCATGGAAAATTTGATGCTGTTATTCGCAAGTGGTCGGATTAGAAAGTTCGATGCCTTCCACTGGAATTCTAAAAAGAACCAGACCTGGCTTCCGGGCATACTCACCGAAAATTTCTGTAAGAATttgctttctctctctcttccaAAGCATTTTTATGCCATTTATCCTGTCAAATCTATTCTTCCTTTTTGCCGTAACTTGGTTGATGTACATTTGCCAGTGTTTATTGATTTGGAAGTGTTTGAGAACTGTCCACAGTTGCAGATTCTGAGGTTCCATGCTTCCGACGACGAAATATCACATTATTTCCGACAAAAAACTGGTGACTTACCTTCGACGATAAGAAAACTTCAAGTGTTTTCCGTCTGCAATTGTCAAATTCATTATGCTGTAACCAAAGATATCATCGCGAAACTTCTTTTGAACTGCCCAAATTTGGTTTCTGTTGGATTTTGCAATTCCTTGGACGCCTTTCATTACATTCGGGAAACTCAAGACGAATTATCTAATCCATTCCAACTTCGCAGATGCTATTGGGGATTGAAATACACTGATTTTATACCCACTCCAGATAACCCAGAGTTTGAACGTTATCAGTCTCAATTTTCTCACATGGTAAAAGTAGCGACTTCATTGTGTTCGTCTCTTGAAGAATTAGTGATTGATGTCTTCGATAATAATTGTGTCCAACACTTGGTAAAACTGAAAAATCTTAAAGTTCTTAGTATTAGTTATGAAGATCCATATGATGACAATTACGTGCCTGCCTTTGTTTCGCTTCTCAGAGAAATCGGTAAACAGTTAAGCCGCCTCAGTGTAACCGCGCAGGGACCTGTTCCTATGGATGTCATATGCAGATATTGCCCTTATTTGGTCACACTGCGAATACTTGGAAAGGTAACGATTTCGAATCGTTCAAAAAAGTGCAAACGCCTGCCTTTACTAAAATCGTTATGTGTTGATGTAATAGATAAAGAAGATCttaaacttttctttcttaactgTCCCAATATGAAAGAACTTTTCGTCGGTACCGCCGTAGGTTTCGTCGACAGTTTTTGCGAGACCCTTTTGAAGAAAGAGGTATACCCAAAGCTTGAAGTGGTGTCGATAGAAACTTGTTCCCTTACGAAAAGAGGATTACTGAAGTTTCTTAACGGTATTCCCACTTTACAGAAGGTGAGTTTCGAAATTTTAGGCGGAACGAGGGAGAAACCGAAGGATATCATTAAACAATGGATTAAAAAATCCAAGACAGATGTTGAAGTTGATGAGCGCCTGTACAGAACAGAATTTTTTCGGCGTGAAACTCATCcctgtgttttttaa